TTACAGCAGCCCCATCAGGTAGATAGGTATTagtattttacagatagggagacTGAAGCAcaaagatgttaagtaacttgcccaacgtcacacagcaaggaagtggcaaaaaccaggatttaaactccctgactccagagtctgtgctcctaaTGACTGTGCTATTCTATCATGTGGCTGTGGTTAGTCCCTTCTACTTTCTGAGTggcagtttccttatctgcagttTAAGGGTGTAAAACATGATGATCAGAACGATATTGTCCTGAGATTCCGGAAAGATATCTGGACATGGGTCAGCCTTAAGCactgggaagccctgttggaacaTTTATCAATAATGTGTGAatggggactgccctggtggtccagtggttgggactccgtgcttccagtaCAGAGGGcgcagtttcaatccctggtcggggaactaagatcccacatgctgcgtggtgtgtggggaaaaaaaaaaaaaaagaatatggggaTGCCCTTTGATCCATTATTCAACTTTTGAAATTTATCCTAAAGGATATCATCAGATTTATGAATAAGGAGGTTCATTACAGTTTTGCTTATAATCACAGAAAATTAGAAGCAAACAAAATGTCAGACGTTTGAGAAATGATGTACATCCTGTGACGAAATAATaagcagccattaaaaatcatgtgTTCAAAGGGTGCTGCATGTAACtggaaatttttcatttgttaagtTTGAAAAAGCACTTTATAAAACGATACACAGCATGATGTAtctataaatgtgtgtatatacttgtctatgaaataaatataaaagatgggaaaaaatacCCTCGGGGCTGAGAGTTTCTCTCTGAGAGGTGgaattatgaatatttttgtatttttctttattcttttctaaattcctcaaattttctacagtaaacatgttttgcttttttaattagaaaaatgactttttttgttttcaaaatctgttctTTTGGTCTAGCTTGGCCCCTTTCAAGCTTTGAGAGGAAACTGAATTGCAGGCTGTCAGTCTTGTGAGGGCCTCTGAAATAATCTGGTCTCAGAGAAACCAGAGGGGAAACAGTGTAATATGTTACACGTGGGGAAACATGTAACAGTGCTACATGTTACATGTGGGGAAACCCAGTTACATGTGGGGAAACCCAGGGGTGCAAGGGACTTATGCAAGGTCATACAGGGAACCAGAGGCCCCAGACCCCCAGTCTGGGGGCTCAGGCATCTGCCCAAAGGCTACAGTCCATGGGCCAGGCTGCCAGAAGGACAAGGAGGTAGAAGGGAATCACAGCTAGCATCTACGGCTAACGTGTTAATTGCTAACTACAAGTGCGGCCTTGAATGCCCAGCGTAGCTGACCTCACAGACCCACCCAGTGACATACTGGCCCGGGAATGACAGGTGAATGACAGGTGAGAGGGAGCAAAGGGTAGGCGGATGGGCGTGGAGCCAGCCGGGTGTGCCCCAGGTTTCTCCCTCTCATCTTTAGGCCTCACCAAGCGGTGCTGCCTCCCTCAGGAAGGCTGAGGGCTTGCTTACTGCCCTCAGCTGGGCTCGGACAGAAGCATGAAAGGTCTCTGCTGGCGTTACACTCGGCTGGTAAGGGGCCAGCTTGGGCTGGGGGTTGGTCAGGAAAGGCGGGGAAGAGGGGGCTGGGCCAGGATTGGATACAGGCTGGTGTCCCCCTTCCAAGCCCCTCCTCAGCTGGCCCAGGGTTCAGAGCAAGGGCTCAGGAACCTGGGGCATTAGTGCCCAGCCCCAAGGTCCCAAGACCCTCAGGAAGCACAGACCACTGTCTTCATCCCTTCCTCCCCGGAGTGGGTGCCAGATGGAGCTCTATCCAGAAGCCCGCACAGCTAGGACGCCCTCCCTAGGCCTGAACCTGGGGAATAGGAAAGCAGTTTCctgtccttctctccttctcgaggaagtctgtctttttcttttttttcctttaatggagTACCCgctgctgttttttaaaattaattcattcattaattaatttttggctacgttgggtttttgttgctacgtgtgggctttctctagttgcggtgagcaggggctactcttcattgcggtgcgcaggcttctcactgcggtggcttcgcgggcttctcactgcggtggcttctgttgcggagcgcgggctctaggcacgcgggctcagtagttgtggtgcgtgggcttcagtagttgtggctcgtgggctctagatcacaggctcagtagttgcggcacacgggcttagttgctccgcggcatgtgggatcttcctggaccagggcttgaacccatgtcccctgcattggcaggtggattcttaaccacggcgccagcagggaagtccttgaGGAAGTCTCTCCTGATGAAAAGCCCCGAAGTCATTGTGTGCAggcgtgcatacacacacacacacacacacacacacacacacatacacactctggTACTCaatggagtgaatgaatgaatgaagacaccACCATACATGCCCactgacacacacatatatttacacaatCCCAACTCACACTCACAAACACATTGACAGGTAACACACAAAGTTGCACTCAATACCTTCTCACACTGATTTGCCTACACAACTCTATTTTAAGCCAACACATCACACACAGACAAATGTGCATTTTATATGAATCTGCTAACCTGCACACTGTCTCACCTATGACTACATGCGTTGTTTCACTGGCTGAAAgggccttctttcttcctttgtaaaatgggcgTAGTAAGAAGCACATTCTCGGGAgttccctggcactccagtggcTGGGACTCGGCGCTGTCACTGCTgcggcccgggttcaatccctggtcagggaactgagatcccacaagccacagagtacgtggccaaaaggaaaaaaaaagcagcacatTCTTCTTAGAATTCTTGGGAAAATTCAGAGAGATCACGCACAGCAAGCATTTCACACAGGCCTAGTCAAGTGTGTGCTGTATACGTCAGCCActactgttgttgttattattattaccgtTATTTCACGTACAAAGGCACAGCTGAGGCTCCCAGAGCTGGGCTGTCATCTGCCCTTCTCTCCTGCCCACAGGCTTAGAACGCAATCCCTGGCATCCACTCCGGATCCAGAGAAACCAGGCAGACAAGCTGCAGGGCCTACGGCCACATCGGATGGGCATGGCTggcaggggccagggagggagctggctggaggtgggggcagggcctgGTCTGTCGCTGACACTTGCTTCCTCTGGCTGCGCTCGTGGCTGCAGGGGCCTGGGCCGGGGTGATGAGGTGGCCGAGGACATGTGGAGGCTGGTGTCTCCTTGTCCCTCCACTCACCAGGCCTCTTTGTGTCTTCACAGCCCAGCCAGGTGGAGGACGCTCtgtctggggaggagggtgaggaaaaggaggaggagacagccccagccccagcttgTGCTCCGGAAGATCCAGTGGAGCCCCAGCTGGCAGAAGCCAGCCAGGTTCTGGGAGCCTCGGAGATGAGGCAGGTTCGGGCACAGTCCGTGGTACAAAGATTTCAGCCCTGAGCCTGAGGGTcccaccctcctgccccacccaagCTAGGCCCAAGGACACCCAGGGTCACTCCTGCTCTGTCCTCTGCTCactgtgtcaccttgggcaaatcacttctcctctctgggcttttcttcctttcttgtaaAATGATCCAGTAATCCTAGCACCGCCTTCTTCCCTGGGCCAGGAGGTTAAGGATATAGTGAACTAATCTAGTCCTTGGGAACTGACGCcaaagctggggtgggggtgggaggatgagATGCGGGGATTAGGAGGAAGGGTTCAGCGTCTCATCTATTCTCTGGCTGCTGGGGGCCAAGGTGACCCCTCTGACCtcggttcaaatcctggctctgccacttactcccCATGTGGGCTTCAGGCAGGTTgcttcacctccctgagcctcagcttcctcatctatataatGGGAACACTAATCCCTCTCTCTGAGGGTTCCTGCTAATTGGCGTGAAAGTCCCCTGGAAACAGTAAAGTACCCTGTAAACTGCAAAGCACCGTGCTTGGGTGAGCGGTGGCTGTTCAACCTCAGTCCTCCTGGGACCCGAAGGATATGGGGCGAGGAGGGTGGGAGGACCGGGAACCCTCACTCACCTCCAGTCCTGTCCCTTAGATCAGCCTCCACCTCCCCCCGAGAGTCGCTGGACACTCCTGGAGTCTGGCCTTTCGCACGTCGAGGGACGGCTTCAGTCTGCGGAGCCTGTACAGGCAGATGGAGGGCCACAGCGGGCCGGTGCTGCTGGTGCTGAGGGACCAGGATGGCCAGGTGAGCCGTGCGGGGAGTGTTAGTGGAAGGGATGCATGTCGATGGGCCCCCGAGGGCCTCTCcatcccccagctctgccccaggcTCCCCAGGAGCCTCTCTAGGATGGGCCTATGTTGCCAAGCCTGAAGGGTGGTGCTGCCAGTGGACCTCCAGCTCCCTTCCAGCGGCAAACTGCAAATTCTTCTTTCCAGATGTTTGGGGCCTTCTCCTCCTCGGCTATTCGACTCAGCAAAGGCTTCTACGGTACTGGCGAGAcgttcctcttctccttctctccacAGCTGAAGGTGATGTTCTTAACCTTCCAGGCGGGGAGTGGGATCTATGGCAGGACAAAGAACCCGGGGTCCCAGTGGCCCCCAGCTCCATCCCCCGTGCTGGGTGCCTGGTGTCCTTCCATCTTTCCACAGAGGGAGTACAGCAGGGCAGTGGCAGGCAGAGCATCCCCCTTCATTTAAAAAGTGCTcagttcctggcaaccactgactgGCTTGAGAGGAGGTGTGTCGCTCAGCAGATACAGGCTGGAAAGACAAAACTGGTCCAAGTGCAGGTAGCCCTGTGGGTGTGGGGGTAGGAAGATGAAGACAGACATGCCCAGTGGCTTATATTTTCTTAGGCAGTGTCGGGTAAGGGCATCAGCTAAGGGTGAAGATGGAGAGGAGGGTGTGAAGGTTGAGGGGAGAGGAGGTATGGCAGGAGTAGAAAGGGAAGCTGCTGGAGAAAACTGGAGAAACAGAAGGGCAGCTAGGCAGGGCTGACTGGAGGTCCGAGACTGCGAATGCAAAGGCCACTTACTTCGGTGTGTGCTCTTCTCTAGCAAAATTCAGCTCCTCAGGTTCAAGCATGGAGAGCGCGATGGGAGGGTTCAACCACGACTGGGGTTTTGCCAAGCTGCTTTACTAGAGGTAGACAGGGAAAAGGGAGTTGAATGGAGTGGAAACACAAAATAGATGAAGCACTAGTTGCAGGTGCATTGGTTTGCCATTAGAAACCCCTGTCCCATGCACAGAGCAAGACACCTACAGATATATGCAACAACATAGGCATCTGGTTGCATGACAAGGAGGTCACAAGCTTGGACTGACTGCCTTGCCGAAGGCAAAACACACCATATCTGCTGTGTTGCCTCCATCGCCAGCCTGGAAATCTTatcagagaagaggagaggggacAGTTGTTTACAATAAACCCATGCTGGGTATTAGTCCCCACCGCTGGCCTTCCAGGGTTCACCTACTAGAATCCTCAAGTTGTACAAGGTTCCTCCTACTGCTCCGACAGTTCCGTGGC
This genomic stretch from Globicephala melas chromosome 15, mGloMel1.2, whole genome shotgun sequence harbors:
- the TLDC2 gene encoding TLD domain-containing protein 2 isoform X1, which gives rise to MKGLCWRYTRLPSQVEDALSGEEGEEKEEETAPAPACAPEDPVEPQLAEASQVLGASEMRQISLHLPPRVAGHSWSLAFRTSRDGFSLRSLYRQMEGHSGPVLLVLRDQDGQMFGAFSSSAIRLSKGFYGTGETFLFSFSPQLKVFKWTGNNSFFVKGDLDSLMMGCGSGHFGLWLDGDLYHGGSHPCATFNNEVLARQEQFCIKELEAWVLS
- the TLDC2 gene encoding TLD domain-containing protein 2 isoform X2, coding for MKGLCWRYTRLPSQVEDALSGEEGEEKEEETAPAPACAPEDPVEPQLAEASQVLGASEMRQISLHLPPRVAGHSWSLAFRTSRDGFSLRSLYRQMEGHSGPVLLVLRDQDGQVFKWTGNNSFFVKGDLDSLMMGCGSGHFGLWLDGDLYHGGSHPCATFNNEVLARQEQFCIKELEAWVLS